A genomic region of Raphanus sativus cultivar WK10039 chromosome 6, ASM80110v3, whole genome shotgun sequence contains the following coding sequences:
- the LOC108812754 gene encoding protein STRUBBELIG-RECEPTOR FAMILY 7, which yields MSEEDHRVGLAVFLLCIVGLKPSLILSATDPSDISALNGMFIAMNSPGQLSQWTSSSGGDPCGQNWKGITCSNSRVTLIKLSGLGLSGSLGFALDKLTSVTEFDLSSNNLGGDLPYQLPPNVERLNLANNQFTGSAPYSISQMTPLKHLNLAHNRIKQLSIDFTKLTSLSILDLSSNTITGSLPNSMSSLTSAKSIYLQNNQFTGTIDVLATLPLENLNIANNQFTGWIPDSLKGINLQKDNNPLNSGPAPPPPPGTPPIHRSSPTPKSRNNNGSSSNNNGDSSTSSSNGDSNKSGMGAGGIAGIVISLLVVTAVIAFFLIKKRRSKKTATSTDIERTDDNVNQPQPFTLPSNDFNKAVQNPPLVETKKLDASSLSMNNLLRPPPAERHKSFDEDDSTPRKPIVVLKKPAIVLPSNVKAYTVADLQIATDSFSVDNLLGEGTFGRVYRAQFDDGKVLAVKKIDSSALPTTDDFTEIVSKIAGLDHENVTKLDGYCSEHGQRLVVYEFCRNGSLHEFLHLSEEEESKPLIWNPRVKIALGTARALEYLHEVCSPSIVHKNIKSANILLDAELNPHLSDAGLASFLPTANELLNQNDEGYSAPEVSMSGQYSLKSDVYSFGVVMLELLTGRKPFDSTRSRSEQSLVRWATPQLHDIDALGKMVDPALKGLYPVKSLSRFADVIALCVQPEPEFRPPMSEVVQALVVLVQRANMSKRTVGVGSGSSGANDYM from the exons atgagtgaGGAGGATCACCGGGTGGGTTTGGCTGTGTTTCTACTCTGCATTGTAGGGTTGAAGCCAAGTCTCATCCTTTCAGCCACTGATCCATCTGATA TTTCGGCGTTAAACGGCATGTTCATCGCCATGAACTCTCCAGGACAGCTGTCACAATGGACATCATCATCAGGAGGTGATCCTTGTGGACAAAACTGGAAAGGCATTACGTGCTCCAACTCAAGAGTTACTCTTAT AAAGTTATCAGGTCTTGGACTCTCTGGATCACTAGGATTCGCGCTTGATAAATTGACTTCTGTTACTGAGTT TGATTTAAGCAGCAACAATCTTGGAGGGGACTTGCCGTATCAGCTTCCTCCAAATGTTGAGAGACT GAATCTTGCTAATAACCAGTTCACTGGATCTGCTCCCTATTCTATCTCTCAAATGACACCTCTCAAGCACCT CAATCTTGCTCACAACCGGATTAAGCAGCTATCTATTGACTTCACCAAACTCActtctctctctatctt GGACCTCTCTTCCAATACTATCACAGGCTCTCTTCCCAACTCAATGAGCTCTCTTACAAGTGCAAAGTCAAT TTATCTTCAGAACAATCAGTTCACAGGCACCATTGATGTCTTAGCCACCCTTCCTCTAGAAAACTT GAACATTGCAAACAATCAGTTCACAGGCTGGATCCCTGATTCTTTGAAAGGCATTAACTTgca GAAAGATAATAATCCATTAAACTCCGGGCCTGCACCCCCACCACCTCCAGGCACACCTCCAATCCATAGATCATCACCTACTCCTAAATCCCGTAACAACAACGGATCCAGCAGTAACAACAACGGTGATTCCAGCACTAGCAGCAGTAATGGTGATTCCAATAAATCAGGAATGGGAGCTGGCGGCATAGCAGGAATAGTCATCTCACTGTTAGTCGTAACAGCAGTCATAGCTTTCTTCTTGATCaagaagagaagatcaaagaagACAGCAACGTCAACTGACATTGAAAGGACTGATGATAACGTTAACCAACCTCAACCCTTCACACTCCCTTCAAACGACTTCAACAAGGCTGTACAGAATCCACCGTTGGTCGAGACAAAGAAACTGGATGCTTCTTCACTGTCGATGAATAATCTACTACGCCCTCCACCAGCTGAGAGACACAAGTCGTTTGATGAAGATGACTCAACACCGAGAAAGCCaatcgttgttttaaagaaACCTGCCATCGTCCTTCCTTCGAATGTGAAGGCCTATACGGTTGCAGATCTTCAGATAGCTACCGATAGTTTCAGCGTTGATAATCTTCTCGGTGAAGGGACTTTTGGAAGAGTGTACAGAGCTCAGTTTGATGATGGAAAg GTACTTGCTGTGAAGAAAATAGACTCGTCTGCGCTTCCCACTACTGATGATTTCACCGAAATAGTATCGAAAATTGCGGGTTTGGACCATGAGAACGTGACCAAGCTTGATGGTTACTGTTCCGAACATGGACAACGCTTGGTGGTCTACGAGTTCTGTAGAAACGGCTCGTTGCACGAGTTCTTGCATCTTTCGGAAGAGGAAGAAAGCAAGCCGTTGATATGGAACCCTCGTGTCAAGATCGCTCTCGGCACTGCACGCGCATTGGA GTACTTGCATGAAGTTTGTTCACCGTCTATAGTCCACAAGAACATCAAATCAGCTAATATTTTACTTGACGCAGAGCTGAACCCTCACCTCTCAGACGCTGGTCTTGCTAGCTTCCTCCCTACTGCTAATGag CTACTGAACCAAAACGATGAGGGATACAGCGCACCGGAAGTATCAATGTCAGGGCAATACTCTCTGAAGAGCGATGTGTACAGTTTTGGAGTAGTGATGCTTGAGCTTTTAACCGGGAGAAAACCATTTGACAG CACAAGGTCAAGATCTGAGCAGTCATTGGTGAGATGGGCAACACCTCAGCTACACGACATTGATGCATTGGGGAAAATGGTTGATCCAGCTCTCAAAGGGCTTTACCCTGTTAAATCTCTATCCCGTTTTGCTGATGTTATCGCACTCTGTGTTCAG CCGGAGCCAGAGTTTAGACCGCCGATGTCTGAAGTGGTGCAGGCGTTGGTTGTGCTTGTGCAGAGAGCTAACATGAGCAAGAGAACAGTCGGAGTCGGGTCTGGTAGCTCTGGTGCTAATGACTACATGTAA
- the LOC108805987 gene encoding pentatricopeptide repeat-containing protein At3g14330 translates to MPSLGTFSKNHDTNCVSSKVATLLRSQTVTHPRFLPIPFRQHSTHTRVLSKSANLDEAIATLSSSSHSNPEPHTYLDALHACISAKSLHHGQKIHTLILSNPKLRRDPKLLTKLITLFSVCRRLDLARKLFDDVNKKDSAFLTEEVWAAMAIAFSRNGSPREALIAYVDMLCSSSSSFVTTTPGDFSISVALKACIDLKDLSFGRGVHAQIVKRRRKVDQVVENALLKLYMERGFLEDARKVFDGMSERNIVTWNSLVSVLSKKKVRVQEMFSLFKKMQEERIGFSWATLTTILPACARVAALLTGKEIHAQVLKSSGRPDVPLVNSLIDMYGKCGEVVYARRVFDGMLNKDLTSWNTMLNSYAINGDIEEEISLFDRMIESGVVAPDGITFVALLSGCSDTGLTEYGVSLFERMETEFRVSPALEHYACLVDILGRAGRIEEAVKVIETMPFKPSGSVWGSLLNSCRLHGNVSVGEIAAKELFVLEPHNPGNYVMVSNLYADAKMWDDVDKIREVMKQRGIKKEAGCSWVQVKDKVQIFVAGGGHEFRNSDEYKRVWSDLQEAIEKSGYATDTGVVELHDVDEATKVNWVCGHSERLATSYSLIHTGEGVPIRVTKNMRVCGDCHAWMKIVSQVTGRVIVLRDTKRFHHFADGICSCKDYW, encoded by the coding sequence ATGCCTTCTTTAGGCACCTTCTCGAAAAACCACGACACAAACTGTGTCTCTTCCAAAGTTGCCACTCTACTAAGATCTCAGACCGTCACCCATCCTAGATTCTTACCCATTCCGTTCAGACAACATTCAACCCACACAAGAGTCCTCTCCAAATCCGCCAACCTCGACGAAGCCATCGCCACTCTATCCTCCTCCTCACACTCGAATCCGGAGCCTCACACTTACCTAGACGCTCTCCACGCGTGCATCTCCGCTAAATCACTCCACCACGGCCAAAAGATCCACACTTTGATCCTCAGCAACCCTAAACTCCGCCGCGACCCCAAGCTTCTAACCAAACTCATCACTCTCTTCTCCGTTTGCCGCAGACTAGACCTCGCTCGCAAACTCTTCGACGACGTTAACAAAAAAGACTCAGCCTTTCTCACCGAGGAAGTCTGGGCGGCGATGGCGATCGCCTTCTCCAGAAACGGGTCGCCGAGAGAAGCTCTAATCGCTTACGTCGACATGCtgtgtagtagtagtagtagcttCGTGACGACGACGCCTGGGGATTTCTCCATCTCCGTCGCGTTGAAAGCGTGTATTGACCTTAAAGATTTGAGCTTTGGGAGAGGTGTGCATGCCCAGATCGTGAAACGGAGGAGGAAGGTTGATCAGGTGGTGGAGAATGCGCTGTTGAAGCTTTACATGGAAAGAGGATTTTTAGAAGATGCGCGCAAGGTGTTCGACGGAATGTCTGAGAGGAATATCGTGACTTGGAATTCGCTTGTTTCGGTGCTGAGTAAGAAGAAGGTTAGGGTTCAGGAGATGTTTAGTCTCTTCAAGAAGATGCAGGAAGAGAGGATTGGGTTTAGCTGGGCGACGCTGACGACGATTTTGCCAGCTTGTGCGCGTGTGGCTGCTCTTCTTACGGGGAAAGAGATTCATGCGCAGGTGTTGAAGTCTAGTGGGAGACCTGATGTTCCGTTGGTTAACTCGTTGATTGATATGTATGGGAAATGTGGTGAGGTTGTGTATGCTAGGAGAGTCTTTGATGGGATGTTAAATAAGGATCTGACTTCATGGAACACTATGTTGAACTCTTACGCCATCAACGGGGATATCGAAGAAGAGATCAGTCTTTTTGATAGGATGATAGAGTCAGGTGTTGTTGCGCCAGATGGGATTACCTTTGTTGCTTTGTTGTCTGGGTGTAGTGATACAGGGCTCACAGAGTATGGTGTGAGTTTGTTTGAACGTATGGAAACAGAGTTCAGAGTCTCACCCGCCTTGGAGCATTATGCTTGTTTAGTTGACATCTTGGGACGAGCGGGTAGGATCGAAGAAGCAGTCAAGGTGATAGAAACGATGCCGTTTAAGCCGAGTGGATCCGTTTGGGGATCACTTCTCAACTCCTGCAGGCTCCACGGGAACGTTTCAGTGGGGGAGATTGCTGCAAAGGAGTTGTTTGTTCTCGAGCCTCACAATCCAGGGAACTATGTGATGGTTTCTAACCTATACGCTGATGCAAAGATGTGGGACGATGTGGATAAGATCAGAGAGGTGATGAAACAGAGAGGGATTAAAAAAGAAGCTGGTTGCAGTTGGGTACAGGTTAAAGACAAGGTTCAGATCTTTGTTGCGGGAGGTGGACACGAGTTCCGTAACTCGGATGAGTATAAGAGAGTATGGTCGGACCTACAAGAAGCTATTGAAAAATCAGGTTATGCTACTGATACAGGCGTGGTGGAGCTTCATGATGTTGATGAAGCTACTAAGGTGAATTGGGTTTGTGGACATAGTGAGAGGCTTGCGACAAGTTATTCTCTTATTCATACCGGTGAAGGGGTTCCGATTAGGGTTACTAAGAATATGAGAGTATGTGGAGATTGTCATGCATGGATGAAGATTGTGTCGCAAGTAACTGGGAGAGTTATAGTTCTTAGAGATACAAAACGGTTCCATCATTTTGCTGACGGCATCTGCTCATGTAAAGACTACtggtga